One Streptomyces sp. NBC_01217 genomic region harbors:
- a CDS encoding ABC transporter ATP-binding protein: MKVGGESSGATGPRGHGTSPRGHELSATGVTVAYDGVDVVHDASLTLRPGEVTVLVGPNGSGKSTLLRTVARLQRPRSATLTIDADTDGLALTPREFSRRVALLTQGRPTPSGLTVRDVVEFGRYPYRGRWGRADQDSRAAVDRALAMTGVEELAERGAEHLSGGQLQRVWLAGCLAQETGVLLLDEPTTYLDLRYQVELLDLVRDLADDHGIAVGAVLHDLDQAAAVANRIVLLHEGRIIADGLPEDVLTAQRLTDTYGIRIEVDTDPLTGRLRTRAIGRHHTRIERLSTTS, from the coding sequence GTGAAAGTTGGTGGAGAAAGTTCCGGGGCCACAGGCCCACGCGGTCATGGCACGAGCCCACGCGGTCATGAACTGTCGGCCACGGGCGTAACCGTGGCGTACGACGGTGTCGATGTCGTGCACGACGCGTCGCTGACCCTGCGGCCCGGCGAGGTGACCGTCCTGGTGGGTCCGAACGGCAGCGGGAAGTCGACGCTCCTGCGTACGGTGGCCCGACTGCAGCGCCCCAGGAGCGCCACGCTGACCATCGACGCCGACACGGACGGCCTCGCCCTGACCCCTCGCGAGTTCTCGCGGCGCGTGGCCCTGCTGACGCAGGGACGCCCCACGCCCAGCGGGCTGACCGTGCGAGACGTCGTCGAGTTCGGCCGCTACCCGTACCGGGGCCGCTGGGGCAGAGCGGACCAGGACAGCCGGGCCGCGGTGGACCGCGCGCTCGCCATGACGGGCGTCGAGGAACTCGCCGAACGCGGCGCCGAGCACCTCTCCGGAGGACAACTGCAGCGGGTGTGGCTCGCAGGCTGCCTCGCGCAGGAGACCGGGGTGCTGCTGCTCGACGAGCCGACGACCTACCTCGACCTGCGGTATCAGGTCGAACTCCTCGACCTCGTCCGAGACCTGGCGGACGACCACGGGATCGCCGTCGGCGCCGTCCTGCACGACCTCGACCAGGCCGCGGCAGTCGCCAACCGGATCGTGCTGCTCCACGAGGGACGGATCATCGCCGACGGCCTCCCCGAGGACGTACTGACGGCACAGCGACTGACCGACACGTACGGCATCCGCATCGAAGTCGACACCGACCCCCTCACCGGCCGGCTGCGCACTCGCGCGATCGGCCGACACCACACGCGAATCGAAAGGCTCAGCACCACCTCATGA
- a CDS encoding iron ABC transporter permease: MAVTASTATTRPSVATSRTGAFAVTAALVVLLAGLAIADITQGTAAVGAGEVWKALTGRADPADASVVIASRLPRMAAGLLVGAVLAMAGAALQAVSRNVLASPDTLAVNAGSYLALGLVAVTGATLPLLASSGIAFVGGIAAAAVVLGLSGLGAGTVRLVLAGSALALGLTAVTEGLLLLFPRQTEGLYQWNQGSISQNGFDGVLQMAPIGLVGLVGLLLVARRVDALALGDDAARGLGVPVRATRVTAVVLAALLSAAAVTLAGPIGFVGLCAPALVRPLARRFRAFSRVRASIPLAGLAGAVLVLGSDVLLRAVVRADVAVAVPTGVATSLVGAVFLIVMATRVKDTAEATASDRLRIRSRVVFLTTTAVLVAVVVGVTIAAVLLGDSKLLLGDVANWAQGRAGRTVGFVLDTRVPRVLAALLAGAALALAGTLVQAVTRNPLAEPGVLGVSGGAALGAVLLVTTVPLAGSWSVAGAAFAGAAAGSVVVFGLAARGGFQQNRLVLVGFGVATGTAALISLLIVLTDPFNATKALTWLSGSTYGRTLPDVVPLAAVLALGMAVAVARHTDLDLVSLDEDTPRLLGLSLARGRLGFLALSVLLSATAVAAAGTIGFVGLVAPHAARALVGRQHVRVVPVAVLLGATLVCTADLLGRTVIAPAQLGAGLMTAMIGTPYFLHLLVRSRR, from the coding sequence ATGGCCGTCACCGCATCCACTGCCACCACCCGTCCGTCGGTGGCCACGTCCCGGACCGGCGCGTTCGCGGTGACGGCCGCACTGGTCGTCCTCCTCGCGGGCCTCGCGATCGCCGACATCACGCAGGGCACGGCCGCTGTCGGAGCGGGCGAGGTCTGGAAGGCGCTCACCGGCCGGGCCGACCCCGCGGACGCGTCCGTCGTCATCGCCTCCCGGCTGCCGAGGATGGCCGCGGGGCTGCTTGTCGGAGCCGTGCTCGCAATGGCGGGCGCCGCCCTGCAGGCCGTCAGCCGCAACGTGCTCGCGTCGCCCGACACTCTCGCGGTGAACGCGGGCTCGTACCTGGCTCTCGGACTGGTCGCCGTCACCGGCGCCACACTGCCGCTGCTCGCCTCCTCCGGTATCGCGTTCGTCGGCGGCATCGCTGCGGCAGCCGTCGTGCTCGGGCTGTCCGGTCTGGGCGCGGGCACCGTCCGGCTCGTTCTCGCCGGCAGCGCCCTCGCCCTCGGCCTCACCGCTGTCACCGAGGGGCTGCTCCTGCTGTTCCCCAGGCAGACGGAGGGCCTCTACCAGTGGAACCAGGGCAGCATCTCCCAGAACGGGTTCGACGGCGTGCTGCAGATGGCGCCGATCGGCCTCGTCGGCCTCGTAGGGCTGCTGCTCGTCGCCCGCCGCGTCGACGCCCTGGCTCTCGGCGACGACGCGGCCCGCGGCCTGGGCGTCCCCGTTCGTGCCACCCGTGTCACGGCCGTCGTACTCGCGGCGCTGCTCTCCGCGGCGGCCGTCACACTTGCCGGACCCATCGGCTTCGTCGGCCTGTGCGCCCCTGCCCTCGTCCGCCCCCTCGCCCGCAGGTTCCGCGCGTTCTCCCGGGTGCGTGCGAGTATTCCGCTCGCGGGCCTGGCCGGTGCGGTACTGGTGCTCGGCTCGGACGTGCTCCTGCGCGCCGTCGTCCGGGCCGACGTTGCCGTGGCCGTACCGACGGGCGTTGCCACCAGCCTTGTCGGCGCCGTGTTCCTGATCGTGATGGCCACACGGGTCAAGGACACCGCCGAAGCCACCGCGTCCGACCGACTGCGCATCAGGAGCCGGGTCGTCTTCCTCACCACCACAGCCGTACTGGTGGCGGTGGTCGTCGGCGTGACGATCGCCGCCGTGCTGCTGGGCGACAGCAAACTGCTGCTGGGCGACGTGGCGAACTGGGCGCAGGGCAGGGCGGGCCGGACCGTCGGCTTCGTCCTCGACACCCGGGTGCCCCGGGTCCTCGCGGCGCTCCTGGCGGGCGCGGCACTCGCCCTGGCCGGGACGCTCGTCCAGGCCGTGACCCGCAATCCGCTCGCGGAGCCCGGTGTCCTGGGCGTCTCCGGCGGGGCCGCGCTCGGCGCCGTGCTCCTCGTGACGACAGTGCCCCTGGCCGGGTCGTGGAGCGTGGCCGGTGCGGCGTTCGCGGGCGCCGCAGCCGGCTCCGTCGTCGTCTTCGGCCTCGCCGCGCGGGGCGGGTTCCAGCAGAACCGGCTCGTCCTCGTCGGGTTCGGCGTCGCCACCGGGACAGCCGCGCTGATCAGCCTGCTCATCGTCCTCACCGACCCGTTCAACGCGACGAAGGCACTCACCTGGCTGTCGGGCTCCACCTACGGGCGGACCCTGCCCGACGTGGTGCCTCTCGCGGCCGTGCTCGCCCTCGGCATGGCCGTGGCCGTCGCACGGCACACGGACCTCGACCTCGTATCGCTCGACGAGGACACCCCAAGGCTCCTGGGCCTCAGCCTGGCACGGGGGCGCCTGGGTTTCCTCGCGCTGAGCGTGCTGCTGAGCGCCACCGCCGTCGCCGCAGCGGGAACGATCGGCTTCGTGGGACTCGTCGCACCGCACGCCGCCCGTGCCCTCGTGGGCCGACAACACGTCCGCGTGGTGCCGGTCGCGGTCCTCCTCGGCGCCACCCTTGTCTGCACCGCGGACCTGCTGGGCCGTACCGTGATCGCGCCGGCCCAGCTCGGCGCCGGCCTGATGACCGCGATGATCGGCACGCCGTACTTCCTCCATCTGCTCGTACGCAGCCGCCGCTAG
- a CDS encoding helix-turn-helix transcriptional regulator, giving the protein MASTEFGRTVRRWRDRVSPEAAGLTAGGHRRAAGLRREELALLAGISVDYVTRLEQGRAANPSEQVVEALGRALRVSTDEREHLFHVAGLVPPGRGTVPAYIAPSVHRMLDRLTGTPVAVFDAAWTLLLANPLYTALMGERHGRERNGVWRTFLGSGDRVRHTPESRRTMETAVVAELRATASRYPADQRLRRLVAELRANSDRFAGLWDTGAVGRHEASRKTIDHPQVGAVTLDCDVLSVAGSDLRIMVYTAEPGTQDAERLELLAVLGTQTLVGQPAATLTT; this is encoded by the coding sequence ATGGCGAGCACGGAGTTCGGGCGTACGGTGCGGCGCTGGCGCGACCGGGTCTCCCCGGAGGCGGCCGGGCTGACGGCGGGCGGTCATCGTCGCGCGGCCGGGCTGCGGCGTGAGGAGTTGGCGCTGCTGGCCGGTATCTCGGTCGACTATGTGACCCGCCTGGAACAGGGCCGGGCGGCCAACCCGTCGGAGCAGGTCGTCGAGGCGCTGGGGCGGGCGCTGCGCGTGTCCACGGACGAACGCGAGCATCTGTTCCATGTCGCCGGGCTCGTACCGCCGGGCCGGGGCACGGTGCCCGCGTACATCGCACCGAGCGTGCACCGGATGCTGGACAGGCTGACCGGGACGCCCGTCGCGGTCTTCGACGCGGCGTGGACGCTGCTGCTGGCCAACCCGCTGTACACGGCGCTGATGGGCGAGCGGCACGGCCGGGAACGCAACGGTGTGTGGCGTACCTTCCTCGGTTCGGGTGATCGCGTCCGCCACACCCCCGAGTCCCGGCGCACGATGGAGACCGCGGTGGTCGCCGAGCTGCGCGCGACAGCGAGCCGGTATCCGGCGGACCAGCGGCTGCGCCGCCTGGTCGCGGAGCTGCGCGCGAACAGTGACCGGTTCGCCGGGCTGTGGGACACCGGAGCCGTGGGCAGACACGAGGCGTCCCGCAAGACCATCGATCACCCCCAGGTGGGCGCCGTGACGCTGGACTGCGACGTACTCAGCGTCGCGGGCAGCGACCTGCGCATCATGGTCTACACGGCCGAACCCGGCACCCAGGACGCCGAACGCCTCGAACTCCTCGCGGTCCTAGGCACCCAGACACTCGTCGGACAACCCGCAGCGACCCTGACAACTTGA
- a CDS encoding DUF1203 domain-containing protein, with protein sequence MTTTYEARAIEPAVLKQLRERDDAGCTRAPVTDPEGGAPLRCCLRHSSAGERIVLVSYAPLRRWAQETGAEPGPYDECGPVFVHAEECSGPASGPGYPAELHGARRTLRAYDAHGHILGGRLVEIPKERAEEVNDALRDVFADPTVALVHVRAVEFGCFMVEIRRR encoded by the coding sequence ATGACCACGACGTATGAGGCGCGGGCCATCGAGCCGGCCGTACTGAAACAGCTGCGGGAGCGGGACGACGCCGGCTGCACCCGGGCGCCCGTCACCGATCCGGAGGGCGGTGCCCCGCTGCGGTGCTGTCTGCGGCACAGCTCAGCAGGTGAGCGGATTGTCCTCGTCTCGTACGCGCCGCTGCGTCGCTGGGCGCAGGAGACAGGCGCCGAGCCCGGCCCGTACGACGAGTGCGGTCCGGTATTCGTTCACGCCGAGGAGTGCAGCGGGCCGGCCTCCGGCCCTGGCTATCCGGCCGAACTGCACGGTGCTCGCCGGACGCTGCGCGCCTACGACGCCCACGGGCACATCCTCGGCGGGAGACTGGTCGAGATCCCCAAGGAGCGGGCCGAGGAGGTGAACGACGCACTGCGCGATGTCTTCGCCGATCCGACAGTGGCACTGGTACACGTCCGCGCAGTGGAATTCGGCTGTTTCATGGTCGAGATCCGCCGCCGGTAG
- a CDS encoding ThuA domain-containing protein, protein MYGFRGGSTRIGSRLLLLLALLLGLTVAPAYSNAKAPQAPAFKVIAFYNGTWDAAHISFVKEANQWFPQTAASNNFSYTSTNNWELLSSITRDQYQVVLFLDDLPQTPAQRSGFERYMRDGGAWMGFHVSAFTTNAQEWPWYHNQFLGSGGFKSNTWGPTTAVLRTEDRTHPSTVGLPATFTSSVSEWYSWQNDLRNNPDIKILASVDPVSFPLGTDPNQSWYSGYYPILWTNTGYRMLYANFGHNAMDYSTGATLSSTFASDTQNRFLVDGLKWLGGAGGSDPAPGPISETAAYSLVSSANGACVDARGAATANGTAIQQYACNRTAAQEFQFRATDGGFMRIGIRSNSQQVIDVTNVSAADNAPVQLWSYGGGANQQWKPVQETSGRYHFVARHSGKCLSTPDSSADGVQLIQRPCDNSAAQSFQLNAQP, encoded by the coding sequence ATGTACGGATTCAGAGGTGGCTCGACCCGGATCGGCTCACGACTGCTCCTGCTGCTCGCCTTGTTGCTCGGCCTGACAGTCGCTCCCGCGTACTCCAATGCGAAGGCGCCGCAGGCGCCCGCCTTCAAGGTGATCGCCTTCTACAACGGGACCTGGGACGCAGCCCACATCAGTTTCGTCAAGGAAGCCAACCAGTGGTTTCCCCAGACCGCCGCCAGTAACAACTTCTCGTACACCTCGACCAACAACTGGGAACTGCTGAGCAGCATCACGCGGGACCAGTACCAGGTCGTGCTCTTCCTGGACGACTTGCCCCAGACGCCGGCCCAGCGCTCCGGATTCGAGCGGTACATGCGGGACGGCGGCGCCTGGATGGGGTTCCACGTCTCAGCGTTCACCACCAACGCGCAGGAGTGGCCCTGGTACCACAACCAGTTCCTCGGCTCCGGCGGGTTCAAGTCGAATACATGGGGGCCGACGACCGCGGTACTGCGTACCGAGGACAGGACGCATCCCTCGACCGTGGGCCTGCCCGCCACCTTCACCTCGTCGGTGAGCGAGTGGTACAGCTGGCAGAACGACCTGCGCAACAACCCGGACATCAAGATCCTGGCGTCCGTCGACCCGGTGAGCTTCCCGCTGGGCACCGACCCCAACCAGTCCTGGTACAGCGGTTACTACCCGATCCTGTGGACCAACACCGGGTACAGGATGCTCTACGCCAATTTCGGGCACAACGCCATGGACTACAGCACGGGGGCGACGCTGTCTTCCACGTTCGCCAGTGACACACAGAACCGCTTCCTGGTGGACGGGCTGAAGTGGCTGGGAGGCGCAGGCGGGAGCGACCCGGCGCCCGGTCCGATCTCCGAGACCGCAGCGTATTCGCTCGTCAGCAGCGCGAACGGAGCCTGTGTGGACGCCCGCGGCGCGGCGACCGCCAATGGAACCGCGATCCAGCAGTACGCGTGCAATCGGACCGCCGCCCAGGAGTTCCAGTTCCGCGCCACGGATGGCGGGTTCATGCGCATCGGCATCCGTAGCAACAGTCAGCAAGTCATCGATGTGACCAATGTGTCGGCCGCCGACAATGCACCCGTCCAGCTGTGGTCCTACGGAGGCGGAGCCAACCAGCAGTGGAAGCCCGTGCAGGAAACCTCCGGGCGGTATCACTTCGTTGCCCGGCACAGTGGAAAATGCCTCAGCACGCCGGATTCCTCGGCGGATGGCGTCCAGCTGATCCAGCGCCCCTGTGACAACTCGGCAGCGCAGAGCTTCCAGCTCAACGCTCAACCCTAG
- a CDS encoding iron-siderophore ABC transporter substrate-binding protein translates to MRRLLLTAAAATAAALALSACGTTEPAADNSKKTAGRITLTDATGAKVQLDGPAKKVVGTEWNVVESLISLGVDPAGVADVKGYKTWDTAVPLKNEPKDIGTRGEPSMDTIASLSPDLIVATSDLPPAAVKQLRKVAPVLEVRAADASDPIGQMTENLDLIAKATGTTQQAKELKKQFETKIADGRKALADAGLAGTQYAFADGYVVSNQVSIRPYTSGSLIGAVNEKIGLKNAWTVKGDESYGLGATDVEGLTELGDVQFAYIGSDGDKNSTPFAGALAKNSAWTSLPFVKKGNVHRLPDGIWMFGGPDSMEAYIDAVVDALTK, encoded by the coding sequence ATGAGACGCCTCCTCCTCACCGCCGCGGCCGCCACCGCCGCGGCGCTCGCTCTGAGCGCCTGCGGGACGACCGAACCCGCCGCCGACAACTCGAAGAAGACAGCTGGGCGCATCACCCTCACCGACGCCACCGGCGCGAAGGTGCAGCTCGACGGGCCTGCCAAGAAGGTCGTCGGGACCGAGTGGAACGTCGTCGAGAGCCTCATCTCGCTGGGCGTCGACCCCGCCGGTGTCGCCGACGTCAAGGGCTACAAGACATGGGACACCGCGGTCCCGCTGAAGAACGAGCCCAAGGACATCGGCACGCGCGGCGAGCCGAGCATGGACACCATCGCCTCCCTGTCGCCGGACCTCATCGTCGCCACCAGCGACCTCCCGCCGGCCGCCGTGAAGCAGCTGCGCAAGGTCGCCCCGGTCCTGGAGGTGCGGGCCGCCGACGCCTCCGACCCGATCGGGCAGATGACCGAGAACCTCGACCTCATCGCGAAGGCCACCGGCACCACGCAGCAGGCCAAGGAGCTCAAGAAGCAGTTCGAGACGAAGATCGCCGACGGCAGAAAGGCCCTCGCCGACGCCGGTCTCGCGGGCACGCAGTACGCCTTCGCCGACGGCTACGTCGTCTCCAACCAGGTCTCGATCAGGCCGTACACCAGCGGCTCGCTCATCGGCGCCGTCAACGAGAAGATCGGCCTGAAGAACGCCTGGACGGTCAAGGGCGACGAGAGCTACGGGCTCGGCGCCACCGACGTCGAAGGGCTCACCGAGCTCGGAGACGTGCAGTTCGCGTACATCGGCAGCGACGGAGACAAGAACAGCACACCGTTCGCCGGCGCACTGGCCAAGAACTCCGCGTGGACGTCGCTGCCGTTCGTGAAGAAGGGCAATGTTCACCGGCTGCCCGACGGCATCTGGATGTTCGGCGGTCCCGATTCGATGGAGGCGTACATCGACGCCGTCGTCGACGCGCTGACGAAGTAA
- a CDS encoding sensor histidine kinase, with translation MRRPRRIRWGLTLQAAGSCLLAAAVALEVTDQPLPSELALSLAAATPYLAAAPLYTAGRRIWMVVAGAIALMLAVASLVRITEQPLLNALHVLPLLLVAYTASTIRSETHRDQSLQRERVRARHDGAERERRRWARELHDDTLQELGAVQVVLSSAAADGHPEAMHSAIEQARALVGNQITSLRHLITDLRPLVLDELGLRAALEALCRRTSETFGIRVDLRIDPQGAGISDRLTPEAQAHVYRIVQEALTNAVKHAEPTRITVGMEASHHAVTLTVADNGRGMPQPPDSRRWPALRAATPPACTVQGVGLSAMHERADLIDAQLTLRSAPGKGTTITLRVPCASRREGHAQP, from the coding sequence ATGAGGCGGCCGCGCCGGATCCGATGGGGCCTCACCCTGCAGGCAGCGGGAAGCTGTCTGCTCGCGGCTGCGGTGGCTCTGGAGGTCACCGACCAGCCGCTGCCCTCAGAGCTGGCCCTCTCCCTGGCCGCGGCCACCCCATATCTCGCGGCAGCGCCGCTGTACACCGCGGGACGCCGGATCTGGATGGTGGTCGCCGGGGCCATCGCGCTCATGCTCGCCGTCGCCAGCCTGGTCCGCATCACCGAGCAGCCGCTGCTGAACGCCCTGCACGTGCTCCCGCTCCTCCTGGTCGCGTACACCGCCTCCACCATCCGCAGCGAAACCCACCGCGACCAGAGCCTGCAACGCGAACGCGTCCGGGCCCGGCACGACGGCGCCGAGCGCGAACGCCGCCGCTGGGCCCGTGAACTGCACGACGACACCCTCCAGGAACTCGGCGCCGTACAGGTCGTGCTCTCCTCCGCTGCCGCCGACGGCCACCCCGAGGCCATGCACAGCGCGATCGAGCAGGCGCGCGCCCTGGTGGGGAACCAGATCACCTCGCTGCGTCACCTGATCACGGATCTGCGTCCCCTGGTCCTGGACGAACTGGGACTGCGCGCGGCGCTGGAGGCGCTGTGCCGGCGAACCTCGGAGACCTTCGGCATCCGCGTCGACCTCCGGATAGATCCGCAGGGCGCCGGCATCAGCGACCGGTTGACCCCAGAAGCACAGGCCCACGTGTACCGCATCGTGCAGGAGGCACTGACCAACGCGGTGAAACACGCCGAGCCCACTCGGATCACCGTCGGTATGGAGGCCAGTCACCATGCGGTGACGCTGACCGTCGCCGACAACGGGCGCGGAATGCCCCAGCCCCCGGACTCCAGGCGCTGGCCCGCCCTGCGCGCGGCCACACCCCCGGCCTGCACTGTGCAGGGTGTGGGGCTCTCCGCCATGCACGAGCGCGCCGACCTCATCGACGCCCAGCTCACGCTCCGCAGCGCTCCCGGCAAGGGCACCACCATCACCCTGAGGGTGCCCTGTGCCTCTCGGCGCGAGGGCCATGCCCAGCCCTGA
- a CDS encoding SDR family NAD(P)-dependent oxidoreductase — protein MTTTLITGANKGLGFETARRLVAAGHTVYMGGRDAERGRRAAEQLGARMVRLDITDDASVAAAAKAIEADGGLDVLINNAGIEERGAGNVVIGAADVTADIMRHTFETNVFGTVRVLHAFLPLLERSDAPVVVNLSSGLASLTEVSDAHAPTFAYPGVAYPASKTAVNMITVQYAKAFPNMRINAVDPGFTKTDLNGNTGVQTIEQGAEIIVRMAQTGPDGPTGGYFDATGSLPW, from the coding sequence ATGACTACGACACTGATCACCGGAGCGAACAAGGGTCTCGGTTTCGAGACCGCCCGCCGCCTCGTCGCCGCGGGCCACACCGTCTACATGGGCGGCCGGGACGCTGAACGCGGCCGCCGGGCCGCCGAACAGCTGGGCGCGCGTATGGTCCGGCTCGACATCACCGACGACGCGTCCGTGGCGGCCGCGGCCAAGGCCATCGAGGCCGACGGAGGGCTGGACGTACTGATCAACAATGCGGGCATCGAGGAAAGGGGCGCCGGCAACGTCGTGATCGGTGCCGCGGACGTGACCGCCGACATCATGCGGCACACGTTCGAGACAAACGTCTTCGGCACCGTGCGCGTCCTGCACGCGTTCCTGCCACTGCTCGAGCGCTCCGATGCCCCGGTGGTGGTCAACCTCAGCAGCGGCCTGGCCTCCCTGACCGAGGTCAGCGACGCGCACGCCCCGACATTCGCCTACCCGGGCGTCGCCTACCCGGCGTCGAAGACCGCGGTCAACATGATCACCGTGCAGTACGCGAAGGCGTTCCCGAACATGCGGATCAACGCGGTGGATCCCGGTTTCACCAAGACCGACCTGAACGGCAATACCGGCGTCCAGACCATCGAGCAGGGCGCCGAGATCATCGTACGTATGGCCCAGACGGGCCCGGACGGCCCCACCGGAGGCTACTTCGACGCCACCGGCTCCCTCCCCTGGTGA
- a CDS encoding RICIN domain-containing protein, with amino-acid sequence MAALVAMASAFSILITVPSQASSPSDARPTLAANAAALPTSWATVTNSGSGKCVDARAAGTANGTAVQQYACNNSTAQQWSFTVTSDGYVRINNRNDANQVLDVSDVSTADNAAVHLWSYGGGDNQQWQAVDEGAGAYHFVNRNSGKCLDVPAASTADSVQLVQYTCNGTAAQRFQVAPVSSPPGDVDLGPNVVVFDPSMPSSAIQSRLDSIFQQQETNQFGSQRYAVMFKPGTYNNDVNVGFYTQVLGLGQSPDSVSINGAVHVEADWFPPQNATQNFWRGAENLSVNPSGGTDRWAVSQAAPYRRMHVRGNLALDDGGWASGGFMADTKIDGQVRSGTQQQWMTRNSTLGSWSGSNWNMVFVGSQGVPATSFPNPPYTTVNQAPAVREKPFLFVDGAGAYKVFVPSLRADSSGTTWAGGNAGGTSLGMDQFFVVKAGATAAQINAALAEGKNLLVTPGVYHLNQTLRVTRPDTVVLGLGLATFIPDNGVTAMTVADVDGVKVAGILFDAGTTNSQTLMEVGPAGSSAVHSADPTSLHDVFFRVGGAAVGKATTSLVVNSDNVIGDHMWIWRGDHGSGIGWNSNTADTGLVVNGDNVTMYGLFVEHYQKHQTIWNGNGGRTYFYQNEMPYDPPNQAAWMNGSTQGYAAYKVADSVTSHQAFGLGSYCFFNANPSVAAEHAFEVPDNSNVRFQSMVTVSLGGTGTIRHVINGRGGPSNSSTNVANLVSYP; translated from the coding sequence ATGGCGGCCCTCGTGGCCATGGCGTCGGCCTTCTCGATACTGATCACTGTCCCCTCCCAGGCATCCTCACCCTCGGATGCCCGGCCGACACTCGCCGCCAATGCCGCTGCGCTCCCGACCAGTTGGGCCACCGTGACCAACAGCGGCAGTGGCAAATGTGTGGACGCGCGCGCGGCCGGGACCGCGAACGGTACCGCCGTCCAGCAGTACGCCTGCAACAACTCCACCGCCCAGCAGTGGAGTTTCACCGTCACCAGCGACGGCTACGTGCGCATCAACAACCGCAACGACGCCAACCAGGTCCTGGACGTGAGCGACGTGTCCACCGCCGACAACGCGGCCGTCCACCTGTGGTCGTACGGCGGCGGTGACAACCAGCAGTGGCAGGCGGTGGACGAGGGCGCCGGTGCCTACCACTTCGTCAACCGCAACAGCGGCAAGTGCCTGGACGTCCCGGCGGCCTCGACGGCCGACAGTGTCCAGCTGGTGCAGTACACCTGCAACGGTACGGCGGCCCAGCGGTTCCAGGTCGCGCCGGTGAGTTCCCCTCCGGGCGATGTCGATCTGGGTCCGAACGTGGTCGTCTTCGACCCGTCGATGCCGTCATCGGCCATCCAGAGCCGACTCGATTCGATCTTCCAGCAGCAGGAGACGAACCAGTTCGGTTCTCAGCGCTACGCGGTGATGTTCAAGCCGGGCACCTATAACAACGATGTCAATGTGGGCTTCTACACCCAGGTTCTGGGCCTCGGTCAGTCGCCCGACTCGGTGTCCATCAATGGCGCGGTGCATGTCGAGGCCGACTGGTTCCCGCCGCAGAACGCCACCCAGAACTTCTGGCGCGGCGCCGAGAACCTCTCGGTGAATCCGTCCGGCGGCACGGACCGGTGGGCAGTGTCCCAGGCAGCCCCGTACCGGCGTATGCACGTCCGCGGCAACCTGGCGCTGGACGACGGTGGCTGGGCCAGCGGGGGTTTCATGGCCGACACCAAAATCGACGGTCAGGTGCGGTCCGGAACTCAGCAGCAGTGGATGACGCGTAACTCCACACTCGGCAGCTGGTCCGGTTCCAACTGGAACATGGTCTTCGTCGGCAGCCAGGGCGTTCCGGCCACCAGCTTCCCCAATCCGCCCTACACGACCGTAAATCAGGCGCCCGCGGTACGGGAGAAGCCCTTCCTGTTCGTGGACGGCGCCGGCGCCTACAAGGTGTTCGTGCCGTCTCTGCGGGCCGACTCCTCGGGCACCACCTGGGCCGGCGGCAACGCCGGTGGCACCTCGCTCGGCATGGATCAGTTCTTCGTCGTGAAGGCGGGAGCGACAGCAGCGCAGATCAACGCCGCGCTCGCTGAGGGGAAGAACCTTCTGGTGACCCCGGGCGTCTACCACCTGAACCAGACCTTGCGGGTGACCCGCCCCGACACCGTGGTCCTCGGGCTCGGCCTTGCCACCTTCATCCCGGACAACGGCGTCACGGCCATGACGGTCGCGGACGTCGATGGCGTCAAGGTCGCGGGCATTCTCTTCGACGCGGGGACGACCAACTCGCAGACCCTCATGGAGGTCGGCCCCGCAGGATCCTCTGCCGTGCACTCGGCCGACCCCACGAGCCTGCACGACGTGTTCTTCCGCGTGGGCGGCGCGGCGGTGGGCAAGGCGACCACGAGCCTGGTGGTCAACAGCGACAACGTCATCGGCGACCACATGTGGATCTGGCGTGGTGACCACGGCAGCGGCATCGGCTGGAACAGCAACACAGCAGACACCGGACTTGTCGTCAACGGCGACAACGTGACGATGTACGGACTGTTCGTGGAGCACTACCAGAAGCACCAGACCATCTGGAACGGCAACGGCGGGCGCACGTACTTCTACCAGAACGAGATGCCGTACGACCCGCCCAACCAAGCCGCGTGGATGAACGGCTCGACGCAGGGCTATGCCGCGTACAAGGTCGCGGACTCGGTCACCAGCCACCAGGCGTTCGGACTCGGCAGCTACTGCTTCTTCAACGCGAACCCGAGCGTGGCCGCCGAGCACGCCTTCGAGGTCCCCGACAACTCGAATGTGCGCTTCCAGAGCATGGTGACCGTCTCACTCGGCGGCACCGGAACGATCCGCCATGTCATCAACGGGAGAGGCGGCCCTTCCAACTCCTCGACGAATGTGGCCAATCTCGTCAGCTACCCCTGA